Proteins encoded by one window of Lycium barbarum isolate Lr01 chromosome 11, ASM1917538v2, whole genome shotgun sequence:
- the LOC132618222 gene encoding receptor-like serine/threonine-protein kinase SD1-8 encodes MPEMKLGYNRSYRTTGQRTLINSGTSSEDPQPGNFSFGIEREGHPPFYIWKQNSISYRFEYNNEYSGGNMLGVALYPSVVSGNSGVFLIYGYTKGSVTLSIILSPSRYLQVLAWILIANTWKVVFQAPGTLCDFYAHCGPFDSCEIRYSGLCRCLTGFEPKFSKDWANGKWNGGCARKVALGCDSSDVFLKHESMKVPDHTIFFGEMSIKDCETECIRNSSCTANAYSNSTCLIRIGDLLDLGHNSSTARPLHVRVRGCEPITVGRSGDSAQRHKIFIATIASAISSILVLTGIFAFIFKIKHLRRRGWKDGTKALISPCLVYIQLGKAILSCYSSACRK; translated from the exons ATGCCTGAGATGAAACTTGGTTATAATAGAAGTTATAGAACTACTGGTCAAAGAACTCTGATCAATTCAGGGACAAGTAGTGAAGATCCTCAGCCGGGAAATTTCTCATTTGGAATAGAGCGTGAAGGGCATCCGCCCTTTTACATTTGGAAGCAGAACAGTATTTCTTATAGGTTTGAGTACAATAACGAATACTCTGGAGGGAATATGCTAGGAGTTGCATTGTATCCTTCTGTTGTTTCTGGAAATAGTGGAGTATTTCTTATTTATGGTTACACCAAAGGCTCAGTCACTTTAAGTATCATTTTGAGTCCGAGCAGGTACCTTCAGGTGCTGGCATGGATTCTGATTGCTAATACGTGGAAAGTTGTATTTCAGGCACCAGGAACTCTTTGTGATTTTTATGCACACTGTGGTCCATTTGACAGCTGTGAGATTAGATATAGTGGATTATGCAGATGTTTAACCGGATTTGAACCAAAATTTTCAAAAGATTGGGCAAATGGAAAATGGAATGGAGGTTGTGCCAGGAAAGTAGCATTGGGATGTGATAGTAGTGATGTGTTTTTGAAGCACGAGAGTATGAAGGTACCAGATCATACTATCTTCTTTGGAGAAATGAGCATTAAGGACTGTGAaaccgagtgcattaggaacagTTCATGCACAGCTAATGCATATTCAAATAGCACCTGTTTAATAAGGATTGGAGATTTACTGGACCTTGGCCACAACTCTTCCACCGCCAGACCTCTGCATGTTCGCGTTCGTGGCTGTGAGCCAA TAACTGTTGGTAGATCTGGGGATTCAGCTCAAAGACACAAAATTTTCATTGCCACAATTGCTTCTGCAATATCTTCTATCTTGGTGCTTACTGGTATCTTTGCCTTTATCTTCAAAATAAAGCACTTGAGAAGACGAG GCTGGAAGGATGGAACTAAAGCTCTCATTAGTCCGTGTCTAGTTTATATCCAGTTGGGAAAAGCGATATTAAGTTGCTACAGTTCAGCCTGCAGAAAATAA